From Labrus bergylta chromosome 22, fLabBer1.1, whole genome shotgun sequence, one genomic window encodes:
- the LOC114921067 gene encoding E3 ubiquitin-protein ligase TRIM39-like, translating to MAPALCEDQFRCSICLDLFKNPVSIPCGHNFCLGCIKPFWDSRPKTECPLCRETFRKRPDLRINVVLKEITEGFKRSLKGKPIYKVHPRKKAPPKQSSITDEVPCDICLDSQIMGVKSCLVCRKSYCEVHLTPHLRDQVLTKHTLTDTATFVNSHLCKQHNMLLEKFCESDHVPVCLKCTEKEHKHHKIVPMDTESKKIRSHMRKLNAEFEQAIHTMLSKCDEIKASVDLGKVNKDREIEKSVQVATMVISSIETNQALLIKHMEEKQQASERSAEGLLKEIEWEINELQIKRTELQQLEHTAEPLHLIQSFSSLSAPTGMRDWSKVSMLSEDYLGMVRTAFSNLVKACNEMEKKLSADEAIQLNLYAMDVTLDPATASGWLILSPDGKRVSLSCQKLCRPVDPLRFDSCVSVLGKQSFTSGRSYWVIQVSDKSDWDLGVARESINRKGAITVRPDSGYWAICRRKGSSLSACAGPSISLNLQAIPNKVGVFLDYGAGSVSFYDAEAKTHIYTYSGCSFTEPLYPYLNPCLHDNGKNTAPLVICPVELGSPGEAMPF from the exons ATGGCCCCCGCGCTGTGCGAGGATCAGTTTCGATGCAGCATCTGTCTGGACCTCTTCAAAAACCCTGTCTCTATCCCATGTGGCCATAATTTCTGCCTGGGATGCATCAAACCCTTCTGGGATTCGAGACCTAAGACGGAGTGTCCGCTCTGCAGAGAGACTTTCAGAAAACGCCCAGATCTCAGGATCAACGTCGTGTTAAAAGAGATCACTGAAGGATTCAAAAG ATCTCTGAAGGGCAAGCCAATTTACAAGGTACATCCAAGAAAGAAAGCTCCCCCTAAGCAATCCTCCATCACTGATGAAGTCCCCTGCGACATCTGCCTCGATAGCCAAATAATGGGTGTCAAGTCGTGCCTTGTCTGCAGGAAGTCTTACTGTGAAGTTCACCTGACACCTCATCTGAGGGATCAAGTGTTGACCAAGCACACGCTGACTGATACCGCCACCTTTGTCAACAGTCACCTctgcaaacaacacaacatgctCCTGGAGAAGTTTTGTGAGAGCGATCATGTACCTGTTTGTTTGAAATGCACAGAGAaggaacacaaacaccacaAGATTGTTCCTATGGACACGGAATCCAAGAAGATCAGG TCTCATATGAGAAAGCTCAACGCAGAGTTTGAACAGGCAATCCACACCATGCTCAGCAAGTGTGATGAGATCAAGGCTTCAGTGGACTTGGGCAAA gtaaataaagacagagagatagagaaaagTGTTCAGGTTGCCACAATGGTGATAAGCTCCATAGAGACAAACCAGGCGTTGCTCATTAAGCACATGGAGGAGAAGCAACAAGCCTCTGAGAGGTCAGCGGAGGGGCTTCTCAAAGAGATTGAGTGGGAGATCAACGAGCTGCAGATTAAACGCACTGAGCTGCAGCAACTGGAGCACACTGCGGAACCCCTTCATCTCATACAG AGTTTCTCGTCTCTGAGTGCTCCAACGGGAATGAGGGACTGGTCGAAGGTCTCAATGCTCTCAGAAGACTACCTTGGGATGGTTAGGACAGCTTTCTCCAACTTGGTGAAAGCCTGCaatgaaatggaaaagaaaCTATCAGCAGATG AAGCCATCCAACTGAATCTATATGCAA TGGATGTGACTCTGGATCCTGCGACCGCTTCAGGCTGGCTCATTCTGTCCCCGGATGGAAAAAGG GTAAGCCTAAGTTGCCAGAAACTCTGTCGCCCAGTGGATCCCCTCAGGTTTGACTCCTGTGTCTCTGTTCTCGGGAAACAAAGCTTCACCTCTGGAAGAAGCTACTGGGTAATCCAG GTTAGTGACAAAAGCGATTGGGATCTCGGAGTGGCGAGGGAGTCTATTAACAGGAAGGGGGCCATCACGGTGCGTCCTGACAGCGGATACTGGGCGATCTGCCGAAGAAAAGGCAGCAGTCTGAGTGCCTGCGCTGGTCCCTCCATCTCCCTCAATCTCCAGGCCATCCCAAATAAAGTGGGCGTGTTCCTGGATTACGGGGCGGGGTCTGTGTCCTTCTACGACGCCGAGGCAAAGACCCACATCTACACTTACAGCGGGTGTTCCTTCACTGAGCCTCTGTATCCGTACTTAAACCcatgtctccatgacaacggcAAAAACACAGCGCCGCTGGTTATCTGTCCGGTTGAGCTCGGGTCTCCTGGCGAGGCTATGCCGTTTTAA